One genomic segment of Catalinimonas alkaloidigena includes these proteins:
- a CDS encoding S41 family peptidase produces MRSLYIFLVVIVLPIQLWAQDSEPFVRYPAISPDGSTLAFSFQGDIWTVPVAGGRGYRLTIHEAYEAMPKWSPDGSKIAFSGDRYGNDDVYMVNAQGGTPLRLTYHSTDDEVSGWTTDGKVLLGTERTFVHVEREQEIHSITADGGTSERVLDAVGYTAVSSPDGRFIAFTRGSCRIAREAYRGPANKDVWLYDTQEAEYIQLTDFDGNDIYPQWGGDRSLFFISPRSGKYNIYRQQLTEDGQVEGEAEQITSYEDEGVRYFSVSGDGNILAMERETSIYVMPVGGEARKLDVQLATDYRFDPEEYKTMNSDAADYAVSPNGKYTALVIRGEIFIKENDKDKKRAVNVSQHPYRDMDVQWLNDSSLIFSSDREGNQYDLYLLRSADPQRTQLYTTLKYEVERLTDTDQDEIFPKVSPDGKKVAYLRGRGQMVVADIEEDGRLNNEKVLLDGWDTAEGVSWSPDSKWLAYSLSGLDFNSETYIHPADDSLEPVNVSMHPRSDYSPAWSPDGSKLAFLSVRNNGDADVWFAWLKEEDWEKTQRDWEGESDEKDKEDSTKTVNVHIDLEDIHDRLTQVTSMPGNESDIALSKDGETFYFVTNREGRQSFEADQDLYSIQWDGSEKKALTTGGQQPNQVMMSPEYNYLYLLKSEGNLARIALKNSNMESLPYAAQMKIDHQQEQEQIFEEAWRTLKQGFYDPNFHGQDWEALHEKYKSWAVQASTNTDFRDMFNIMLGQINASHMGLYNSDRAETQDEKTGLLGVEISPLAEGVEVIRIVPESPAERNNSRLYPQDVILAINGEPVSISENFYQPLINKADEEIYLTVRGENNQEREVIIRPTSSLNSALYNEWVEDRQKLTEEYSGGRLGYLHIQGMNWTSFERFERELTASGLGKEGIVIDVRFNGGGWTTDYLMAVLNVDQHAYTIPRGAAEDLDKEHRQFKEHYPFGERLPLASWTKPSIALCNQNSYSNAEIFSHAYKTLDLGTLVGTPTFGAVISTGGRGLIDGSYVRLPFRAWYVKATGENMENGPAVPDIVVENAPDSKANGEDPQLKRAVEELLEQVDEQKSSASSRE; encoded by the coding sequence ATGAGAAGCCTTTACATTTTTCTGGTAGTTATTGTATTGCCTATACAACTCTGGGCACAGGATAGTGAACCATTTGTAAGATACCCAGCCATAAGTCCCGATGGAAGCACACTTGCCTTCTCATTTCAGGGAGATATCTGGACAGTACCCGTAGCGGGAGGAAGAGGCTATCGCCTCACTATTCATGAAGCCTATGAAGCCATGCCTAAATGGAGTCCTGATGGCTCAAAAATCGCTTTTTCCGGCGACCGCTATGGGAATGATGATGTATATATGGTTAATGCACAGGGAGGTACTCCACTAAGACTTACCTACCACTCAACCGATGATGAAGTATCCGGCTGGACCACTGATGGGAAAGTGCTATTGGGTACAGAGCGGACCTTCGTGCATGTAGAGCGGGAGCAGGAAATTCACAGTATCACTGCTGATGGTGGTACTTCTGAACGAGTCCTGGATGCTGTAGGGTATACTGCGGTAAGCTCTCCTGATGGCCGGTTTATCGCATTCACCAGAGGTTCCTGCCGAATTGCCCGTGAAGCTTATCGGGGCCCTGCCAATAAAGATGTGTGGCTGTATGATACTCAGGAAGCAGAATATATTCAACTTACTGATTTTGACGGAAATGACATCTATCCGCAATGGGGGGGAGATCGTTCGCTTTTCTTCATCAGTCCCAGAAGCGGGAAGTACAATATTTATCGTCAGCAACTGACAGAAGACGGACAGGTGGAAGGCGAAGCAGAGCAAATTACTAGCTATGAGGATGAAGGGGTACGTTATTTCAGTGTGAGTGGGGATGGCAATATTTTGGCGATGGAAAGAGAAACCTCCATCTATGTAATGCCAGTAGGAGGTGAGGCCAGAAAATTGGATGTGCAACTGGCGACTGATTATCGCTTTGATCCGGAAGAATACAAAACCATGAACAGTGATGCTGCCGATTATGCAGTTTCTCCCAACGGAAAATATACCGCCCTGGTCATCCGGGGAGAGATTTTTATTAAAGAAAATGATAAAGATAAAAAGAGAGCAGTCAATGTGTCTCAGCATCCTTATAGAGATATGGATGTACAGTGGTTGAATGACTCCAGCCTGATTTTTAGCTCAGACCGGGAGGGTAATCAATATGACCTTTACCTGCTACGCTCGGCTGACCCTCAAAGAACCCAATTGTATACCACTCTTAAGTATGAAGTAGAAAGACTTACCGACACAGATCAGGACGAAATCTTCCCTAAAGTATCACCCGATGGAAAAAAAGTGGCTTACCTGAGAGGCAGAGGACAAATGGTAGTAGCCGACATTGAAGAGGATGGGCGCCTGAATAATGAAAAAGTGTTACTGGATGGTTGGGATACGGCAGAAGGCGTGAGCTGGAGTCCTGACAGTAAGTGGCTTGCCTATTCGCTAAGCGGCTTAGACTTTAACAGCGAGACTTATATCCATCCTGCCGATGATAGCCTGGAGCCGGTCAATGTGAGCATGCATCCTCGCTCCGACTATAGTCCCGCATGGAGCCCCGACGGAAGTAAGCTGGCTTTCCTGTCGGTCAGGAATAATGGCGATGCAGATGTGTGGTTTGCCTGGCTCAAGGAAGAAGATTGGGAAAAAACCCAGCGTGACTGGGAAGGTGAAAGCGATGAGAAGGACAAGGAAGATTCTACAAAAACCGTCAATGTACACATAGATCTGGAAGATATCCATGACCGATTGACCCAAGTAACTTCTATGCCGGGTAACGAATCGGATATTGCTCTTTCAAAAGATGGAGAGACCTTTTACTTCGTCACCAATCGGGAAGGCAGGCAGAGCTTTGAGGCAGATCAGGATTTATATAGCATACAGTGGGATGGCAGTGAAAAAAAAGCGCTGACCACCGGTGGACAACAGCCCAATCAGGTGATGATGAGTCCTGAATATAATTATCTCTACCTGCTCAAATCCGAAGGCAATTTGGCCAGGATAGCATTGAAAAATAGCAATATGGAAAGCCTACCCTATGCTGCCCAGATGAAAATTGATCATCAGCAAGAGCAGGAGCAGATTTTTGAGGAAGCCTGGCGTACGCTCAAGCAGGGTTTTTATGATCCCAACTTTCATGGGCAGGATTGGGAAGCGCTGCACGAAAAATATAAAAGCTGGGCAGTACAGGCGTCTACCAATACTGACTTCAGAGATATGTTCAATATCATGTTAGGGCAGATCAACGCCAGCCATATGGGTTTGTATAATTCTGACAGGGCCGAGACCCAAGATGAGAAAACCGGGCTTTTGGGAGTGGAGATTAGCCCCCTTGCGGAAGGAGTAGAAGTAATACGGATAGTACCTGAAAGTCCGGCTGAGAGAAATAACAGCCGCCTCTATCCTCAGGATGTAATTCTTGCCATCAACGGAGAGCCAGTGAGCATATCAGAAAATTTTTACCAGCCACTTATTAATAAAGCAGATGAAGAAATCTACCTGACTGTAAGGGGAGAAAATAATCAAGAAAGAGAAGTAATTATCCGCCCTACAAGCAGTTTGAATAGTGCGCTTTATAATGAGTGGGTAGAAGACCGGCAAAAACTGACCGAAGAATATTCTGGTGGGCGATTAGGCTACCTACATATTCAGGGAATGAACTGGACCAGCTTTGAGCGTTTTGAAAGAGAGCTTACCGCCAGTGGTCTGGGCAAAGAAGGCATCGTGATAGATGTGCGCTTTAATGGCGGAGGCTGGACAACCGATTACCTGATGGCAGTGCTTAATGTTGATCAGCATGCTTACACCATTCCCAGAGGTGCGGCCGAAGACCTGGATAAAGAGCATAGACAGTTCAAGGAACACTATCCCTTTGGAGAAAGACTACCACTAGCGTCCTGGACTAAGCCTTCCATTGCGCTCTGCAACCAGAATAGTTATTCTAATGCGGAAATTTTCTCTCATGCCTATAAAACTCTGGATCTGGGAACGCTGGTAGGTACGCCTACTTTTGGGGCAGTGATTTCTACCGGAGGAAGAGGGTTGATTGATGGTTCATACGTTCGTTTGCCATTTCGTGCCTGGTATGTAAAGGCTACGGGAGAGAATATGGAGAATGGCCCGGCAGTACCGGATATCGTAGTAGAAAACGCACCCGACAGCAAAGCCAATGGAGAAGATCCGCAACTGAAAAGAGCGGTGGAAGAGCTTTTAGAACAGGTAGATGAGCAAAAATCATCTGCCTCTTCTAGAGAGTAG
- a CDS encoding DUF1338 domain-containing protein, with the protein MSITTLPDLLDKMWKDYTRMNPQALKIYNLFLERGDKVINDHIALRTFNHPKVGIDALARPFLKGGYEYQQDYHFKEKKLYAKHFQHPDEQMPKIFISELKLEEFDDELQRLIDELIGQIPENAPRNFDFCSTGRPWEVSYETYEKLRAKSEYAAWMAAHGYRPNHFTVFVNALNSFDDIREVNAFIKQNGFKLNDSGGEVKGSKEVFLEQSSTLADSVEVDFSDGKQEVPSCYYEFAQRHALPDGKLYQGFVATSADKIFESTDKRSS; encoded by the coding sequence ATGAGTATCACGACATTACCTGATTTGCTTGATAAAATGTGGAAAGACTATACCCGCATGAACCCTCAGGCACTGAAGATCTATAACCTTTTTTTAGAACGAGGTGATAAAGTAATCAATGATCATATCGCCCTGCGCACCTTCAATCATCCTAAGGTAGGCATTGATGCGCTGGCCCGGCCTTTCCTGAAAGGTGGCTATGAGTACCAGCAGGATTATCATTTCAAGGAGAAAAAATTATACGCCAAACACTTTCAGCATCCTGATGAGCAGATGCCCAAAATTTTTATCAGCGAACTTAAGTTGGAGGAATTTGATGATGAATTACAGAGATTGATCGATGAGCTAATTGGACAGATTCCCGAAAATGCGCCCCGCAATTTTGATTTCTGCTCTACCGGTCGCCCCTGGGAAGTGAGCTATGAGACTTATGAGAAGCTAAGGGCTAAGAGTGAGTATGCGGCCTGGATGGCCGCGCATGGCTACCGCCCTAATCATTTTACCGTTTTTGTCAATGCGCTTAACAGCTTTGATGATATCCGCGAGGTCAATGCTTTTATAAAACAGAATGGATTTAAGCTCAATGACAGTGGTGGTGAAGTAAAAGGCTCTAAAGAAGTTTTTCTGGAGCAGTCTTCTACCCTGGCAGACAGTGTGGAAGTTGACTTCTCTGACGGAAAGCAAGAGGTTCCTTCCTGCTATTATGAGTTTGCCCAGCGCCACGCCTTGCCTGATGGTAAACTGTATCAGGGCTTTGTCGCCACGTCTGCTGACAAAATCTTTGAAAGTACCGATAAGCGGAGTTCTTAA
- a CDS encoding GNAT family N-acetyltransferase, which produces MNLKLATLFEQHIELSDDHVLLTPFQPEHAEGFAKIAFDFDIWKVTSPHIRTEEDLRSYTDSLLKAQKSKSKYPFTIIEKASGKVAGCTTYMSISPENNRLEIGSTWLGRDFHGTGLNKHCKFLLFRHAFEELDVRRLELKTDVLNMRSRKAIMKMGAKEDGILRSHQVMPGGRVRDTVYYSVLVHEWPEVRKRVFGDLV; this is translated from the coding sequence TTGAACTTAAAACTTGCAACACTTTTTGAGCAGCATATTGAGCTATCTGATGATCATGTGCTGCTCACACCCTTTCAGCCTGAGCACGCAGAGGGCTTTGCCAAAATCGCTTTTGATTTTGATATCTGGAAAGTAACCAGTCCCCACATACGTACAGAAGAAGACTTACGTAGCTACACTGACAGCCTCCTCAAAGCTCAGAAAAGTAAAAGCAAGTATCCTTTTACCATCATTGAAAAAGCCAGCGGAAAGGTAGCCGGTTGTACAACCTATATGTCTATTTCGCCCGAAAACAATCGGCTGGAAATCGGCTCTACCTGGCTGGGAAGAGATTTTCATGGCACAGGATTGAATAAGCACTGTAAATTTCTGCTCTTTCGCCACGCCTTTGAAGAATTGGACGTACGTCGCCTGGAACTGAAAACCGATGTGCTCAATATGCGCTCCCGCAAAGCCATTATGAAGATGGGAGCTAAGGAAGATGGAATATTGCGTAGCCATCAAGTGATGCCCGGAGGTAGAGTGCGCGATACTGTTTACTATAGCGTCCTAGTTCATGAATGGCCCGAAGTGAGAAAAAGAGTATTTGGAGATTTAGTATAA
- a CDS encoding NAD(P)-dependent oxidoreductase, with protein sequence MPEIKVALIREGKVPVDRRVTLTPQQAVELQKKFPHVKVYCQRSEHRCFTDSQYEELGIPLVDDVSHCDIMLGVKEVPIPELIADKTYLFFSHTIKKQAYNKTLLQEILRKNICLIDYERLTNEKGNRIVAFGRFAGIVGAYNGLYTYGKKSGLYDIRRAKDCYDLEDLKIEYAKVKLPPIKIALTGAGRVARGAMEVMNGVGIRKVSPKEYLEQNFDESVYAQLFVTDYNLKRGGGDFSRQEFFKYPEQFEPGFQPYTQMTDLFIAGAFWDHRAPVLFFREDMLEDNFQIKVIADITCDIEGSIPSTKRPTTIENPVYDYDPQEDKVVEEPFTDSRYVSVMAIDNLPSELPRDASRSFGENLIRYVFPNLFGKDDGMIARATIAKEGKLTEPYLYLTDYVEGEA encoded by the coding sequence ATGCCTGAAATAAAAGTAGCCCTGATCAGAGAAGGAAAAGTTCCTGTAGACAGACGAGTGACACTAACCCCTCAACAAGCAGTTGAGCTGCAGAAAAAATTTCCACATGTAAAAGTATATTGCCAGCGAAGTGAGCACAGGTGTTTTACTGATTCTCAGTATGAGGAACTAGGCATTCCGCTGGTAGATGATGTCAGTCATTGCGATATTATGCTAGGTGTGAAAGAAGTGCCGATTCCAGAGCTTATAGCGGATAAGACTTACCTCTTTTTCTCTCATACTATTAAGAAGCAGGCTTATAACAAAACGCTCTTGCAAGAGATACTGAGAAAAAATATTTGCCTGATCGATTATGAGCGCCTTACCAATGAAAAAGGAAACCGCATTGTAGCATTCGGACGTTTTGCCGGTATTGTAGGAGCGTATAACGGGCTTTATACGTATGGGAAAAAGTCGGGTTTGTATGACATTCGCAGAGCTAAGGATTGCTATGATTTAGAAGATCTGAAAATCGAATATGCTAAAGTAAAACTTCCACCTATCAAGATTGCACTTACCGGAGCGGGTAGGGTAGCTAGAGGCGCTATGGAAGTAATGAATGGTGTAGGTATACGAAAAGTGTCTCCCAAAGAATATTTGGAGCAGAATTTTGATGAGTCAGTTTACGCACAATTGTTTGTGACAGACTACAACCTCAAAAGAGGGGGCGGAGATTTTAGCCGGCAGGAGTTCTTTAAATATCCTGAACAGTTTGAACCGGGATTTCAGCCATATACTCAGATGACAGACCTGTTTATCGCCGGAGCCTTCTGGGACCATAGGGCCCCTGTATTATTTTTTAGAGAAGATATGCTGGAAGATAATTTCCAGATTAAGGTGATTGCCGATATCACCTGCGATATTGAAGGTTCAATTCCATCAACCAAGCGTCCCACCACCATTGAAAATCCGGTATATGATTATGATCCTCAGGAAGATAAAGTAGTTGAGGAGCCTTTTACGGACAGCAGGTATGTGAGCGTGATGGCGATAGACAATTTGCCTTCAGAACTTCCTCGCGATGCTTCTCGCTCCTTTGGAGAAAATTTGATCAGATATGTATTTCCAAATTTATTTGGCAAAGATGATGGCATGATCGCCAGGGCTACCATCGCCAAAGAGGGCAAACTTACTGAGCCGTATCTTTATCTCACAGATTATGTAGAAGGTGAAGCATAA
- the rho gene encoding transcription termination factor Rho, which translates to MYNIDELQVRLLSELREIAEELNLKNYKKLNKQDLIYKILDQQAVLPDDELPSKKPTESKKSETEDKPKSKPKARRKPGQKSNKDKEESKPDSKQPAQDQKREESPRPRRMNRVNVTDTPKDKDEASTSDDTSDLLDSFDIEVDDKDKKASSPSDSKPESKEDRKEDKGKEPRHSKHKKENYDNRDSRPDNKKPHRENRDRGNQSSVPIKEFDGLIENDGVLEIMQDGYGFLRSSDYNYVASPDDIYVSPSQIKLFGLKTGDTVKGQIRPPKEGEKYFALLRVESVNGKTTDEIRDRVPFEYLTPLFPNERLNLQTKSGRYSTRILDLFSPIGKGQRGMIVSQPKSGKTVLLKELANAIAENHPEVYLMILLIDERPEEVTDMARSVNGEVIASTFDEQAEKHVKVSSIVLEKAKRLVESGHDVVILLDSITRLARAYNTTVPSSGKILSGGVDANALHKPKRFFGAARNVENGGSLTIIATALIETGSKMDEVIFEEFKGTGNMELQLDRKLANKRIYPAIDVPASGTRREDLLMEKDELSRVWILRKLMSDMTSQEAIEFLLQRMKGTQDNDEFLVSMNG; encoded by the coding sequence ATGTACAACATTGATGAACTACAGGTCAGGCTTCTTTCTGAGTTGAGAGAGATTGCTGAAGAGCTAAATTTAAAAAATTACAAAAAACTTAATAAGCAGGATCTAATTTATAAAATACTTGATCAGCAGGCTGTTTTGCCTGATGATGAACTTCCGAGTAAGAAGCCTACCGAAAGTAAAAAAAGCGAAACTGAAGACAAACCAAAGTCTAAACCAAAAGCCAGGAGAAAACCCGGTCAGAAATCTAACAAAGACAAGGAAGAAAGCAAGCCGGACAGCAAACAGCCCGCACAAGATCAAAAACGCGAAGAAAGTCCTCGACCTCGTCGTATGAATCGTGTGAATGTTACTGACACTCCTAAAGATAAGGACGAGGCATCTACATCTGACGATACCAGTGATTTGCTGGATTCTTTTGATATAGAGGTTGATGATAAAGATAAAAAAGCTTCCTCCCCTTCAGACTCTAAACCTGAGTCTAAAGAAGATAGAAAAGAAGATAAGGGCAAAGAACCACGCCACTCCAAGCACAAAAAAGAAAATTACGATAACCGTGATTCTCGTCCAGACAACAAAAAACCTCACAGAGAAAATAGAGACAGAGGAAATCAGTCGTCTGTTCCTATCAAAGAATTTGATGGGTTAATTGAAAATGACGGCGTGCTGGAGATTATGCAGGATGGGTACGGATTCCTCCGCTCTTCTGACTACAACTACGTAGCCAGCCCCGATGATATTTACGTTTCTCCTTCTCAGATTAAGTTATTCGGACTTAAGACTGGTGATACTGTAAAAGGCCAGATACGTCCTCCTAAAGAAGGTGAGAAGTATTTCGCGCTACTGAGAGTAGAATCAGTCAATGGAAAAACTACGGATGAGATTCGTGATCGTGTCCCTTTTGAATACCTTACTCCTCTCTTCCCAAATGAAAGGCTAAATCTTCAGACCAAATCTGGGCGTTATTCTACCCGTATTCTGGACCTTTTCTCTCCTATTGGTAAAGGGCAGCGTGGTATGATCGTTTCTCAGCCTAAATCCGGTAAAACTGTATTGCTTAAAGAACTGGCTAACGCCATTGCTGAGAACCACCCTGAAGTATATCTGATGATCCTCCTTATAGACGAACGTCCTGAAGAGGTGACTGATATGGCTCGCAGTGTAAATGGTGAGGTAATCGCTTCTACCTTTGATGAGCAGGCTGAAAAGCATGTGAAAGTTTCCAGCATCGTATTGGAAAAAGCCAAGCGCCTGGTAGAATCCGGACATGATGTTGTGATCCTGCTTGACTCTATTACACGTCTGGCTCGTGCTTATAACACTACTGTCCCTTCTTCCGGAAAAATCCTTTCGGGGGGTGTGGATGCTAATGCATTGCACAAACCTAAGCGTTTCTTCGGAGCTGCCCGTAATGTAGAAAACGGTGGTTCATTGACGATCATCGCTACAGCACTGATAGAAACCGGCTCTAAAATGGATGAGGTGATCTTTGAAGAATTTAAGGGTACTGGTAATATGGAATTGCAGCTTGACCGTAAGCTGGCCAACAAGCGCATTTACCCTGCTATTGATGTTCCTGCATCGGGTACACGTCGCGAAGATCTGCTTATGGAGAAAGACGAGCTTTCTCGCGTATGGATACTCAGAAAGCTGATGTCCGACATGACCTCCCAGGAAGCCATAGAATTCTTATTGCAGCGTATGAAAGGGACGCAGGACAATGATGAATTCCTGGTATCCATGAATGGGTAA
- the creD gene encoding cell envelope integrity protein CreD, translated as MSGKTKSFYERFSSWTRNSITLRIASIAILILLLLIPTSMIENLIRERQNYRQQAIQEVSSSWANAQTLAGPILTIPFLTSYRNNNNQLVETTEYAHFLPDVLNIDTKIAPEIRQRGIYEAVVYSAQLAISGRFSTPDLEMTNLDAAQLIWEDAFIAFGIPDMRGIEQNIVLQWQEADLTFDPGAGPGNVLSSGVKVDVPADTSTQAYDFNFQIELHGSGSLGFLPLGKTTNVVLNSAWTNPSFVGAFLPDEHNITEEGFTAKWEVLHLNRNFPQAWKGDQYVFPLQNIAPPEDDYLYPPYREEAAVQANTQSYGFGVNLLLPVDQYQKSMRSVKYAIMFIALTFLTFFFVEILNRKRIHPIQYLLVGLALCIFFTLLVAISEHTSFNLAYIIATIMVTSLIAIYVQAIFKHKKLTAMLTLLLLLMYGFIFTLLQLQDYALLIGSIALFIILAVVMYISRKIDWYAISEREDE; from the coding sequence ATGTCGGGCAAAACCAAATCCTTTTACGAGCGCTTCAGTAGCTGGACCCGTAATTCCATCACGCTTCGCATTGCCTCCATAGCTATTCTGATACTTCTGCTACTCATTCCCACTTCCATGATTGAAAACCTCATTCGCGAGCGGCAAAACTATCGGCAACAGGCCATACAAGAAGTAAGTTCTTCTTGGGCAAATGCACAGACACTCGCCGGCCCAATCTTAACGATCCCCTTTCTCACATCTTATAGAAATAACAATAATCAATTAGTAGAAACTACTGAATACGCTCACTTTCTACCTGATGTATTGAATATTGATACAAAGATTGCTCCTGAAATTCGCCAGCGGGGTATTTATGAAGCGGTAGTATACAGCGCTCAGCTGGCAATTAGCGGTCGGTTTTCTACCCCTGATTTGGAAATGACAAATCTTGATGCAGCCCAGCTTATTTGGGAAGATGCATTTATTGCCTTTGGCATTCCTGATATGCGGGGGATAGAACAAAATATTGTATTGCAATGGCAAGAAGCAGATCTTACTTTTGATCCCGGCGCCGGGCCAGGCAATGTGCTGTCTTCAGGGGTGAAAGTAGATGTGCCAGCGGATACCAGTACACAAGCTTATGATTTTAATTTTCAAATTGAATTGCATGGAAGCGGCTCTCTGGGTTTCTTGCCATTAGGTAAAACCACCAATGTAGTTTTAAATTCAGCCTGGACTAATCCCAGCTTTGTAGGTGCATTCCTGCCTGATGAACACAACATAACAGAAGAAGGCTTTACAGCTAAATGGGAAGTGCTACACCTTAACCGTAATTTTCCCCAGGCCTGGAAAGGTGATCAGTATGTTTTTCCGCTGCAAAATATCGCTCCTCCAGAGGACGATTATCTATACCCACCCTATCGTGAAGAAGCTGCAGTACAGGCTAATACCCAAAGTTATGGATTTGGCGTTAACCTACTGTTGCCGGTAGATCAATACCAGAAAAGTATGCGCTCAGTGAAATATGCGATCATGTTTATCGCGCTTACTTTTCTTACTTTTTTCTTTGTAGAAATTCTGAACCGTAAGCGGATTCATCCGATCCAATACCTTTTAGTAGGACTGGCGCTCTGTATATTCTTTACCTTATTGGTAGCCATCTCTGAGCACACTAGTTTTAACCTGGCCTATATCATTGCTACCATCATGGTCACCAGCCTGATCGCAATTTATGTACAGGCCATTTTCAAACATAAAAAGCTTACTGCCATGTTAACGCTGCTCCTCTTGCTGATGTACGGTTTTATTTTTACGCTTTTACAATTGCAGGATTATGCTCTACTCATCGGCAGTATCGCCCTGTTTATTATTCTGGCAGTGGTCATGTACATTTCCAGAAAAATTGATTGGTATGCGATATCCGAGCGAGAGGATGAGTAG
- a CDS encoding saccharopine dehydrogenase C-terminal domain-containing protein translates to MKKILILGAGRSAAALIDYLSKEGQKNDWQIQVVDAAPDVIHQYESKYENVKASALDVLDTSARENLMQRANLVISMLPARFHIHAAESCLKLKKHLLTASYVDDEVQQLAGQIKQAGLIFLYECGLDPGIDHMSAMQMIDHIRSQGGHVTSFQSFCGGLMAPGSDDNPWRYKFTWNPRNVVLAGKGGTAQYIYKGIYKNIPHHQLFKRLTMVEIPEFGEFESYPNRDSLNYRELYGLYKAETVLRGTLRRPGFCSAWHAFVQLGLTDDSYLVRNVENMTYAEFTRSYLPYSKDDLLTNFSRYIGVDISSEVMQRIKWLGILDEKPIGLKKATPAQVMQQLLENKWKADQDDEDMIVMQHQLEYQIEDELRKSTSSLVTIGQIATYSAMSKTVGYPLGIVAKLILQNKISERGLMIPVHKEVYQPVLKELELLNIKFIEEEEQLTSASIS, encoded by the coding sequence ATGAAGAAGATTTTAATACTCGGAGCAGGACGTTCTGCTGCAGCCCTGATTGACTACCTGAGCAAAGAGGGGCAGAAAAATGACTGGCAGATTCAGGTGGTGGATGCCGCTCCTGATGTTATTCACCAATACGAAAGTAAGTATGAGAATGTAAAAGCTTCCGCTCTGGATGTATTAGATACTTCTGCTCGTGAAAACTTAATGCAACGAGCCAACCTGGTCATTTCCATGCTACCGGCACGTTTCCATATTCATGCGGCAGAGTCTTGTCTTAAGCTAAAAAAACATTTGCTCACCGCTTCTTATGTAGACGATGAAGTGCAACAACTAGCAGGCCAGATCAAACAGGCGGGGCTGATTTTTTTGTACGAATGTGGCCTTGACCCCGGTATTGACCACATGTCGGCCATGCAAATGATCGATCACATAAGATCTCAAGGAGGACATGTCACTTCATTTCAGTCTTTCTGTGGCGGGCTGATGGCTCCCGGCTCTGACGATAATCCCTGGCGGTACAAGTTTACCTGGAACCCTCGTAATGTAGTGCTGGCCGGGAAAGGTGGTACGGCACAATATATTTACAAAGGTATTTACAAAAACATACCGCATCATCAGTTGTTCAAAAGACTGACCATGGTAGAGATTCCTGAATTTGGAGAGTTTGAGTCTTATCCCAATCGGGATTCACTCAATTACAGAGAGCTTTATGGATTATATAAGGCTGAAACCGTATTGAGAGGCACATTACGTCGCCCCGGATTCTGCTCAGCCTGGCATGCCTTTGTGCAGCTTGGCCTTACTGATGACAGCTATCTGGTACGCAATGTAGAGAATATGACCTATGCTGAATTTACACGCTCTTATCTGCCGTATAGTAAGGACGACCTGCTGACCAATTTCAGCCGTTATATTGGCGTTGATATCAGCTCGGAGGTAATGCAGCGTATCAAATGGCTGGGGATACTGGATGAAAAACCTATCGGATTAAAAAAAGCAACTCCCGCCCAGGTGATGCAGCAATTACTGGAAAATAAATGGAAAGCGGATCAGGATGACGAAGATATGATTGTAATGCAACATCAGCTTGAATATCAGATAGAGGATGAACTAAGAAAAAGTACTTCATCCCTGGTTACTATTGGTCAGATCGCCACTTATTCTGCCATGTCCAAAACCGTGGGTTATCCGTTAGGTATTGTGGCCAAGCTTATTTTGCAAAATAAAATCAGTGAGCGTGGGCTGATGATACCGGTACACAAAGAAGTTTATCAGCCGGTGCTGAAAGAATTAGAACTATTAAATATTAAATTTATAGAGGAAGAAGAGCAGCTAACTTCGGCTTCTATAAGTTGA